In Streptomyces ambofaciens ATCC 23877, a single genomic region encodes these proteins:
- a CDS encoding nitrate- and nitrite sensing domain-containing protein: MRRSKNSPEPSARGNFTPPPRAAASAPVPASETKAESAPSGGRFSPRNWRVTTRLNAILLIPVLVGLVMGGFQVKSSIDTWQDAEDAESTARLVRASLSYANALYNERDLTAAPLLQGKGEKDTGVTQARRATDQAADAFDEAAQAMPGKAGLERRLKVFREQEPKLQTLRVAAYTSKLKGVETEEGYTGIAHPLMEFANELGLGTGNITSYGRTVYAISLTKAALSLERSIGMHMLVKPGPEPSHLASQRVALSSYAYLERIAIEEYIGGGTEADAQKLEDAEARLKEDGAALAKEAKAKDPDYVPPPANPTTMISELAQLDSTDTGARAELAQQGITPENWWAVNTLKFDAYGKIESDLADKAVSEASTIADDAEQAAYITGAAVVIALLAAFVLAGMVARQMSRAMRQLRNAAFGIAEQRLPMLVDQLSRTDPGRVDTRVAAIPITSTDEIGEVARAFDQVHREAVRLASEQALLRGNINAIFTNLSRRNQSLIEGQLTLITDLENNEADPDQLENLFRLDHLATRMRRNGENLLVLAGEEPGRRWDQPVPLVDVLRAASSEVEQYERIELSGVPEAEIHGRAVTDLVHLLAELLENATTFSSPQTKVRVTATRLPDGRVMVEIHDKGIGLTAEDFADINHKLANPPTVDVAISQRMGLFVVGRLSDRHGIRVQLRPSGEQAGTTSLVMLPDAITHGGGGEQQPRDEFTVSQIIPEQNFHGENFGQVGQPMRTAAELGFDDSRYTEVPDDIRELDPVGRSLMREERRAALEAQSHPELPGPADHGGREENGAAGYQDRFTGQQPGYDQGQGGYQEQQTGSYDQPSAYADQQQAAYQEPQQQSYGEQYYAPNGGVPQGEGYPADGGFADPSYAEPVRNGHKPAGADAQETYSAFEQRRYQDDWPQQDGYQNGYPDQYPTGAPEAESAQAADVNEADRVGFDRPGPAPSAAHDMTDAGLPRRGSTASGAGKAGHVDHEAPATAPEAGGEDTWRSANDDRWQQASALRRPKAGGVTSSGLPRRVPKANLVEGAAETTPQGGPQVSRAPEDVRGRLSNLRRGVERGRSAGSETNGQDTRNEHRGPDSTYNQER; encoded by the coding sequence GTGAGGCGAAGCAAGAACAGTCCCGAGCCATCGGCCCGGGGCAACTTCACCCCGCCGCCGCGCGCAGCGGCGTCCGCCCCCGTGCCCGCTTCGGAGACCAAGGCCGAGTCCGCCCCGAGCGGTGGCCGTTTCTCCCCGCGCAACTGGCGGGTGACCACCCGGCTGAACGCGATCCTGCTCATACCCGTGCTGGTCGGCCTCGTCATGGGCGGCTTCCAGGTGAAGAGCTCGATCGACACCTGGCAGGACGCGGAGGACGCGGAGAGCACCGCGCGCCTGGTCCGGGCATCGCTGAGCTACGCCAACGCCCTCTACAACGAGCGTGACCTCACGGCGGCCCCCCTGTTGCAGGGCAAGGGCGAGAAGGACACCGGCGTCACCCAGGCGCGCCGCGCGACCGACCAGGCGGCCGACGCCTTCGACGAGGCGGCCCAGGCCATGCCCGGCAAGGCGGGTCTGGAGCGCCGGCTGAAGGTCTTCCGCGAGCAGGAGCCCAAGCTCCAGACGCTCCGCGTGGCCGCCTACACCTCCAAGCTCAAGGGCGTGGAGACCGAGGAGGGCTACACCGGGATCGCCCACCCCCTGATGGAGTTCGCCAACGAGCTCGGTCTGGGCACCGGCAACATCACCTCCTACGGCCGTACCGTCTACGCGATCTCCCTGACCAAGGCGGCGCTCTCCCTCGAGCGCTCCATCGGCATGCACATGCTGGTCAAGCCGGGTCCGGAGCCGAGCCACCTCGCCAGCCAGCGCGTCGCCCTCTCCTCGTACGCCTACCTGGAGCGCATCGCCATCGAGGAGTACATCGGCGGCGGTACCGAGGCGGACGCGCAGAAGCTCGAGGACGCCGAGGCGCGGCTGAAGGAGGACGGCGCGGCCCTGGCCAAGGAGGCCAAGGCCAAGGACCCGGACTACGTGCCGCCGCCGGCCAACCCGACGACGATGATCTCGGAACTGGCCCAGCTGGACTCCACGGACACCGGCGCGCGGGCCGAGCTGGCCCAGCAGGGCATCACGCCGGAAAACTGGTGGGCGGTCAACACCCTCAAGTTCGACGCCTACGGCAAGATCGAGTCCGACCTCGCCGACAAGGCGGTGTCCGAGGCCTCCACCATCGCCGACGACGCCGAGCAGGCCGCGTACATCACGGGTGCCGCGGTCGTCATCGCGCTGCTCGCCGCGTTCGTCCTGGCCGGCATGGTGGCCCGCCAGATGAGCCGCGCGATGCGTCAGCTGCGCAACGCCGCCTTCGGCATCGCCGAGCAGCGCCTGCCGATGCTCGTCGACCAGCTCTCCCGCACCGACCCCGGCCGGGTCGACACCCGGGTCGCGGCGATCCCGATCACGTCGACCGACGAGATCGGCGAAGTCGCCCGGGCCTTCGACCAGGTGCACCGCGAGGCCGTCCGGCTCGCCTCCGAGCAGGCCCTGCTGCGGGGCAACATCAACGCGATCTTCACCAACCTCTCGCGCCGCAACCAGTCGCTGATCGAGGGCCAGCTGACCCTGATCACCGACCTGGAGAACAACGAGGCCGACCCCGACCAGCTGGAGAACCTCTTCCGGCTGGACCACCTCGCCACCCGTATGCGCCGCAACGGCGAGAACCTCCTGGTCCTCGCCGGCGAGGAGCCCGGCCGCCGCTGGGACCAGCCGGTCCCGCTGGTCGACGTGTTGCGCGCCGCCTCCTCCGAGGTGGAGCAGTACGAGCGCATCGAGCTGTCCGGCGTCCCCGAGGCCGAGATCCACGGCCGCGCGGTGACCGACCTCGTGCACCTGCTCGCCGAGCTCCTGGAGAACGCCACCACGTTCTCCTCCCCGCAGACCAAGGTCCGCGTCACCGCGACCCGGCTGCCCGACGGCCGGGTGATGGTCGAGATCCACGACAAGGGCATCGGCCTGACCGCCGAGGACTTCGCGGACATCAACCACAAGCTGGCCAACCCGCCGACCGTGGACGTCGCGATCTCGCAGCGCATGGGCCTGTTCGTGGTCGGCCGGCTGTCCGACCGGCACGGCATCCGCGTCCAGCTGCGTCCCTCCGGCGAGCAGGCGGGCACCACCTCGCTGGTCATGCTCCCGGACGCCATCACCCACGGTGGCGGCGGCGAGCAGCAGCCGCGCGACGAGTTCACCGTCTCCCAGATCATCCCGGAGCAGAACTTCCACGGCGAGAACTTCGGGCAGGTCGGCCAGCCCATGCGGACCGCCGCCGAGCTGGGCTTCGACGACAGCCGGTACACCGAGGTCCCCGACGACATCCGCGAGCTCGACCCGGTCGGCCGCTCGCTGATGCGCGAGGAGCGCCGCGCCGCCCTGGAGGCCCAGTCGCACCCCGAGCTGCCCGGTCCGGCGGACCACGGCGGCCGTGAGGAGAACGGCGCCGCCGGCTACCAGGACCGGTTCACCGGACAGCAGCCGGGTTACGACCAGGGCCAGGGCGGCTACCAGGAGCAGCAGACCGGCTCGTACGACCAGCCGTCGGCCTACGCCGACCAGCAGCAGGCGGCGTACCAGGAGCCGCAGCAGCAGTCGTACGGCGAGCAGTACTACGCGCCGAACGGCGGCGTGCCGCAGGGCGAGGGCTACCCGGCCGACGGCGGCTTCGCGGACCCCTCCTACGCGGAGCCGGTGCGCAACGGGCACAAGCCGGCGGGCGCCGACGCCCAGGAGACCTACTCGGCCTTCGAGCAGCGGCGCTACCAGGACGACTGGCCCCAGCAGGACGGCTATCAGAACGGCTATCCGGACCAGTACCCCACGGGTGCCCCGGAGGCGGAATCCGCGCAGGCCGCTGACGTGAACGAGGCGGACCGCGTAGGCTTCGACCGTCCGGGCCCGGCTCCCTCCGCCGCTCACGACATGACCGACGCCGGTCTCCCCCGCCGCGGATCCACCGCGAGCGGCGCGGGCAAGGCGGGGCACGTGGACCACGAGGCGCCGGCCACCGCGCCGGAGGCCGGCGGCGAGGACACCTGGCGGTCGGCCAACGACGACCGCTGGCAGCAGGCCTCGGCGCTGCGCAGGCCCAAGGCGGGCGGGGTGACCTCCTCGGGTCTGCCACGGCGGGTACCCAAGGCCAACCTGGTCGAGGGCGCCGCCGAAACCACTCCCCAGGGAGGCCCGCAGGTCTCCCGCGCCCCGGAGGACGTCCGGGGCAGGCTGAGCAACCTGCGGCGCGGCGTCGAACGGGGCCGCAGCGCAGGCAGTGAAACGAACGGCCAGGACACAAGGAATGAACACCGTGGTCCTGACAGCACCTACAACCAGGAGCGTTAG
- a CDS encoding GTP-binding protein, with protein MDFESSDGGRATTSAKIVVAGGFGVGKTTFVGAVSEINPLRTEAVMTSASAGIDDLTHAGDKTTTTVAMDFGRITLDQDLILYLFGTPGQDRFWFMWDDLVRGAIGAVVLCDTRRLADCFPAVDYFENSGLPFVVALNGFDGQQPYSPDEVREALQIGPDTPIITTDARHRADAKSALITLVEHALMARLR; from the coding sequence GTGGACTTCGAAAGCTCTGACGGAGGTCGGGCGACCACCTCCGCGAAGATCGTGGTGGCCGGCGGCTTCGGCGTCGGCAAGACCACGTTCGTGGGCGCCGTCTCCGAGATCAACCCGCTGCGCACCGAGGCAGTGATGACCTCGGCCAGCGCGGGGATCGACGACCTCACGCACGCCGGGGACAAGACGACCACCACGGTCGCCATGGACTTCGGCCGCATCACGCTCGACCAGGACCTGATCCTGTACCTGTTCGGCACGCCCGGCCAGGACCGTTTCTGGTTCATGTGGGACGACCTGGTGCGCGGCGCCATCGGCGCGGTCGTGCTGTGCGACACCCGCCGGCTGGCCGACTGCTTCCCCGCGGTGGACTACTTCGAGAACTCCGGTCTGCCGTTCGTCGTCGCCCTCAACGGCTTCGACGGCCAGCAGCCGTACTCCCCGGACGAGGTCCGCGAGGCGCTGCAGATCGGCCCGGACACCCCGATCATCACGACGGACGCCCGGCACCGCGCCGACGCGAAGAGTGCGCTGATCACGCTGGTCGAGCACGCACTCATGGCACGACTGCGGTAG
- a CDS encoding DUF742 domain-containing protein: protein MTPPTASHDPYAEPYEDEGDQPLVRPYAMTGGRTRPRYQLAIEALISTTADPAALMGLLPEHQRICHLCREVKSVAEVSALLAMPLGVARILVADLAEAGLVAIHQPGGDENNGGAPDVTLLERVLSGLRKL from the coding sequence ATGACCCCGCCCACCGCCTCTCATGATCCGTACGCGGAGCCGTACGAGGACGAGGGCGACCAGCCGCTGGTACGTCCGTACGCGATGACCGGTGGCCGGACACGGCCGCGCTACCAGCTCGCCATCGAGGCGCTGATCAGCACGACGGCCGACCCGGCAGCGCTCATGGGGCTCCTTCCCGAGCACCAGCGCATCTGCCACCTGTGCCGCGAGGTGAAGTCGGTGGCGGAGGTGTCGGCCCTGCTGGCGATGCCGCTGGGGGTGGCCCGGATCCTGGTCGCGGACCTCGCGGAGGCCGGGCTCGTCGCCATCCACCAGCCGGGCGGCGACGAGAACAACGGCGGTGCACCGGACGTGACACTGCTCGAAAGGGTGCTCAGTGGACTTCGAAAGCTCTGA
- a CDS encoding roadblock/LC7 domain-containing protein, translated as MSQAAQNLNWLITNFVDNTPGVSHTVVVSADGLLLAMSEGFPRDRADQLAAVASGLTSLTAGASRIFEGGNVAQTVVEMERGFLFLMSVSDGSSLAVLAHPECDIGLVGYEMALLVDRAGAVLTPDLRAELQGSLLH; from the coding sequence ATGAGCCAGGCGGCACAGAACCTCAACTGGTTGATCACGAATTTCGTGGACAACACCCCGGGGGTGTCCCACACCGTCGTCGTGTCCGCCGACGGACTCCTCCTGGCGATGTCGGAGGGCTTTCCGCGCGACCGCGCCGACCAGCTCGCGGCCGTCGCCTCCGGGCTGACCTCGCTGACCGCCGGGGCGTCCCGGATCTTCGAGGGCGGCAACGTGGCACAGACGGTGGTGGAGATGGAACGCGGGTTCCTCTTCCTCATGTCCGTCTCGGACGGCTCGTCCCTGGCCGTTCTCGCTCACCCGGAGTGCGACATCGGCCTCGTCGGCTACGAGATGGCACTCCTGGTCGACCGCGCGGGGGCGGTGCTCACGCCCGATCTGCGCGCTGAACTACAAGGCAGTCTGCTCCACTGA